The Hydrogenophaga crocea genome contains a region encoding:
- a CDS encoding acyl-CoA-binding protein, with protein sequence MSDLKARFDAAVANSKKLAERPDNSTLLKIYGLYKQATAGDNSEKKPGFGDMVGRAKWDAWNGFKGTSADDAMQQYIDLIESLS encoded by the coding sequence ATGTCCGATCTCAAGGCCCGCTTCGACGCCGCCGTTGCCAACTCCAAGAAGCTCGCCGAGCGCCCCGACAACAGCACGCTGCTCAAGATCTACGGCCTCTACAAGCAGGCCACCGCTGGCGACAACAGCGAGAAGAAGCCCGGCTTCGGCGACATGGTGGGCCGCGCCAAGTGGGACGCCTGGAACGGCTTCAAGGGCACCTCGGCCGACGACGCCATGCAGCAGTACATCGACCTGATCGAGTCGCTGAGCTGA